Within the Amaranthus tricolor cultivar Red isolate AtriRed21 chromosome 15, ASM2621246v1, whole genome shotgun sequence genome, the region ACATAATAAAAcatcttttgaaattttatttcataaacCTCCGTCCTTTGATGCTATTAGAGTATTTGGGTGTTTGTGTTTTGCtcataattaaaagactaaggGTGATAAGTTTGCCAGTCGCAGTCATAAGTGTGTTTTTGTGGGCTATCCTTATGGAAAGAAAGGTTGGAAGTTATTTGATCTTGAAACGCTAGATTTTTTGGTTTCAAGAGATGTGAAATTTGTTGAGGATGAATTTCCATATCACAATGTTCAGTGTAAAAGTGATAGTAATCATGCTGTACATCGTGATTTTATTGAATACAATTTGCCAATTTATGAGGACATTAATTTTGGGGAAAgtgaaaatggtattttatCTGTTCCAAATGGGCATGAAGAATCTGATACTTCCACTGAGCAATCCACAAGCACTGCGCCAGAGCCTCCAATTCAGCCATGCTCTTTTGTTCCTCTTGATGAGTCACCAACGGCAGTTGGGCCTTCTCTCTTACAGCAGCCCATTAGTGCTTCCTCTAAACCAGCGCCTGTTGTGTCTGATCAACTGCCTCTTTTGGGTCGTGGGTTTCGTGACAAATTTTCGAATGTTTTGTATCGGGATTTTGTGACTCATATGGTTTTTGCTAATAGTCCGTCCTTCGTATCTCCGTCTTCCAATCACTCCTCAGGTACCCCGTATCCTTTAGCacattatataaattgtgaCAATTTTTCTGTGAATTATCGTACATTCCTTGCAGCTATCATTAAGGGAAAAGATCCGAAATCTTTTAAGGAGGCTATGAAGTATAAGGAGTGGCGTAAATCTATGCAAGCCGAAATAAGAGCTTTAGAGGACAATGGCACATGGACCTTGGAGCGTCTTCCTCCCGGGAAACGTCCTCTAGGAAGTCAGTGGGTTTATAGAACCAAATATTTGTCAAACGGTAAAGTTAAGCGTCTTAAGTCACGCTTAGTTGTTTTGGGTAATCATCAACAAGCAGgaattgattacactgagacatttgcCCCAGTTGCCAAAATGACCACAGTTCGTGCCTTTCTTGCAATAGCAGCTTCAAAGAACTAGGAAttacatcaaatggatgttcataatGCTTTCTTGCATGGTGATCTTAATGAAGAGGTTTACTTGAAATTACCTCCTGGTTTTGAGTGTTCAGATCCATCTTTGGTATGTCGATTACGCAAATCTCTATATGGTTTAAAACACGCTCCACGTTGTTGGTTTGCAAAGTTAGTGTTTGCTTTGAAAGAGTATGGCTTTCTTCAATCATATTCTGATTACTCTCTTTTTACTTGTACTAAAGGCATTGTTCAAAGTAATGTCTTAGTCTATGTAGATGATCTTATTATTTCTGGGAATGATTCCGCTGCACTTACTCTTTTCAAAGCATATCTTAGTGATTGTTTcaaaatgaaagatcttggtggtCTCAAATACTTCTTAGGAATCGAGGTTGCTCATAGTTCATCTGGTCTATTCTTATGCCAACGTAAGTACACACTAGATATTATTTCTGAAACAGGTTTATTGGGGGCCAAGCCTGTTGGGTTTCCTATCGAACAAAATCACAGGCTTGGTTTTGCTACTGGAGAATATATGAAGGATCCTGAGACATATCGTCGGCTAGTGGGGCGTTTGATATATCTCGCCGTCACTCGCCCAGATCTGGCCTATTCGGTTCATATCTTATCTCAGTTTATGCAGGAACCTCGCCTTGCGCATTGGGAAGCAGCTCTCCGAGTGGTTCGCTATTTAAAGGGTACTCCTAGTCAGGGTATTTTGTTGCGTGCGGATAGTGAGTTAACCTTAG harbors:
- the LOC130801737 gene encoding uncharacterized mitochondrial protein AtMg00810-like, producing MDVHNAFLHGDLNEEVYLKLPPGFECSDPSLVCRLRKSLYGLKHAPRCWFAKLVFALKEYGFLQSYSDYSLFTCTKGIVQSNVLVYVDDLIISGNDSAALTLFKAYLSDCFKMKDLGGLKYFLGIEVAHSSSGLFLCQRKYTLDIISETGLLGAKPVGFPIEQNHRLGFATGEYMKDPETYRRLVGRLIYLAVTRPDLAYSVHILSQFMQEPRLAHWEAALRVVRYLKGTPSQGILLRADSELTLEGWCDSDWAACPLTRRSLTGWLIFLGQSPISWKTKKQHTVSRSSAEAEYRSMTAITCELKWLKVNFEETYTCSTIGEDGEAVEIMDILDMDLDDVSVEDF